In one window of Nakamurella sp. PAMC28650 DNA:
- a CDS encoding transposase yields MPGPYPDTPVDQAVIAAETVKIRHALLAATHPDGAIGRKHRALARRIHRREVDYLKFASDPAIPFTNNPAEQEIRMTKIRQKISGTMRTEKGAGHFADLRSYLQTTAKHGVPALAALTQLTSRNPWLPAHT; encoded by the coding sequence TTGCCGGGGCCCTACCCCGACACCCCCGTCGACCAGGCGGTCATCGCCGCCGAAACCGTCAAGATCCGGCACGCCCTCCTCGCCGCCACCCACCCCGACGGCGCCATCGGCCGCAAACACCGAGCACTGGCCCGCCGCATCCACCGCAGAGAAGTCGACTACCTCAAATTCGCCTCCGACCCGGCGATCCCGTTCACCAACAACCCCGCCGAACAAGAGATCCGCATGACCAAGATCCGACAGAAAATATCGGGCACCATGCGCACCGAAAAAGGAGCCGGACACTTCGCGGACCTCCGCTCCTACCTACAAACGACCGCAAAACACGGCGTACCAGCCCTGGCCGCCCTCACCCAGCTGACCAGCAGGAACCCCTGGCTACCCGCCCACACCTGA
- a CDS encoding carbohydrate ABC transporter permease, whose product MAIPALVVFAAFGLVPLVGVLGLSFTQWDGIGAIHPDGLDSWRTVLSDPGLPHALFVTFLIMVLSWAVQTPASILIGVFLAGRERYRAVLAVMFFIPVLLSSAAIAITFKALLDPNFGLGAGLHIGFLTQDWLGVDKLAVGVIIFVVSWQFIPFHSLIYQGAVRQIPRSMYESSEIEGAGRIRQFWSITLPQLKYTIITSSTLMVVGSLTFFDLIFVLTAGGPGDATRVLALDMYSTGFQANLMGPASAIAVILVLVGLALALLLRRIGGGTAAVSQLDGV is encoded by the coding sequence ATGGCCATTCCGGCCCTGGTCGTCTTCGCCGCTTTCGGTCTCGTCCCGTTGGTCGGTGTCCTGGGTCTGAGCTTCACGCAGTGGGACGGGATCGGAGCGATCCACCCTGACGGCCTGGACAGCTGGCGTACCGTGCTGTCCGATCCCGGCCTTCCGCACGCCCTGTTCGTGACCTTCCTGATCATGGTGCTGTCCTGGGCCGTCCAAACCCCCGCGAGCATTCTCATCGGTGTGTTCCTGGCCGGCCGTGAACGTTATCGGGCGGTGCTGGCGGTGATGTTCTTCATCCCCGTCCTGCTGAGTTCCGCTGCGATCGCCATCACCTTCAAAGCGCTGCTCGATCCCAACTTCGGCCTGGGCGCGGGACTGCACATCGGATTCCTCACCCAGGACTGGCTCGGCGTCGACAAATTGGCCGTCGGTGTCATCATCTTCGTCGTGTCGTGGCAGTTCATCCCCTTCCATTCGCTGATCTACCAGGGCGCGGTGCGACAGATCCCACGGTCGATGTACGAGTCGTCCGAGATCGAGGGAGCAGGACGGATACGACAGTTCTGGAGCATCACGCTGCCGCAGCTGAAGTACACGATCATCACCTCGTCCACATTGATGGTGGTCGGCTCGCTGACGTTCTTCGACCTGATCTTCGTGTTGACCGCCGGGGGCCCCGGTGACGCCACCCGTGTTCTCGCGCTGGACATGTACTCGACCGGCTTCCAGGCCAACCTGATGGGCCCGGCCAGTGCCATTGCGGTGATCCTCGTCCTCGTCGGTCTGGCCCTGGCGCTGCTGCTGCGCCGGATCGGCGGCGGTACGGCGGCCGTGAGTCAACTGGACGGTGTCTGA
- a CDS encoding extracellular solute-binding protein, whose product MDSNTTSRRSFLGLAMAAGAGGLLTACGGTSGPSTAAGTSGSAAAGGSAAAGATGSASYWFLTGQPGEGIRTNTVKRFNAANPGTQIQSTTFQNDAYKTKIKTAIGAGQAPTVIWGWGGGGLKSYVDANQVEDLTSWFAANPAVKSRLFPSSFGAATVGGKIYALPCETVQPIVLYYNKTLFDKIGAKPPQSWGDIMDLVPKFNAKGIAPFSLGGQSRWTNMMWLEFLFDRIGGGEVFQAVFAGEKNAWSNPLAIKALTQMQTLVKANGFIKGFSSITADSNADQALLYTGKAAMMLHGSWTYGSMATDGGDFVSGGHLGYMNFPPVDGGKGDPTDTVGNPGQYLSISSKATDEQKTIAKNFFSTAVLSDAENKEWVASGSIPIVNGTDKLLSGSKDAEWLKFIYGVSSGAKTFAQSWDQALSPTAAETLLDNIAKLFQLSVSPQQFADNLNKVIGT is encoded by the coding sequence ATGGATTCGAACACCACGTCCCGCCGCAGTTTCCTCGGGCTCGCGATGGCTGCGGGCGCCGGAGGGCTCCTGACGGCCTGCGGCGGAACCTCGGGCCCGTCCACGGCCGCCGGTACCAGTGGATCCGCTGCCGCCGGCGGCTCGGCTGCGGCCGGCGCCACCGGGAGCGCGAGCTACTGGTTCCTGACCGGCCAACCCGGCGAAGGGATCCGCACCAACACGGTCAAGCGATTCAACGCCGCCAATCCCGGCACGCAGATCCAGTCGACCACCTTCCAGAACGACGCCTACAAGACGAAGATCAAGACCGCCATCGGTGCCGGCCAGGCGCCGACCGTCATCTGGGGCTGGGGTGGTGGCGGCCTGAAGAGCTACGTGGACGCGAACCAGGTGGAAGACCTCACCAGTTGGTTCGCCGCCAATCCGGCCGTCAAGAGCAGGCTCTTCCCCTCCTCGTTCGGCGCAGCCACCGTCGGCGGCAAGATCTATGCGCTGCCCTGCGAGACCGTCCAGCCAATCGTTCTCTACTACAACAAGACGCTGTTCGACAAGATCGGTGCCAAGCCGCCGCAGTCCTGGGGCGACATCATGGATCTGGTGCCCAAGTTCAACGCCAAGGGAATTGCGCCGTTCTCGCTCGGAGGCCAATCGCGCTGGACCAACATGATGTGGCTGGAGTTCCTGTTCGACCGCATCGGCGGCGGGGAGGTCTTCCAGGCGGTCTTCGCCGGCGAGAAGAACGCCTGGTCCAATCCATTGGCGATCAAGGCCCTCACCCAGATGCAGACGCTGGTCAAGGCCAACGGCTTCATCAAGGGCTTCTCGTCGATCACCGCCGATTCCAACGCCGACCAGGCGCTGCTCTACACGGGCAAGGCCGCCATGATGCTGCACGGTTCGTGGACCTACGGGAGCATGGCCACCGACGGCGGCGATTTCGTCTCGGGTGGTCACCTCGGATACATGAACTTCCCGCCGGTGGACGGCGGCAAGGGTGACCCGACCGATACGGTCGGCAACCCCGGTCAGTACCTGTCGATCTCGTCGAAGGCCACCGACGAGCAGAAGACCATCGCCAAGAACTTCTTCTCGACCGCCGTGCTGTCCGACGCCGAGAACAAGGAATGGGTCGCATCCGGTTCGATACCGATCGTGAACGGGACCGACAAACTGCTCAGCGGATCCAAGGACGCCGAGTGGCTCAAATTCATCTACGGAGTCTCCAGCGGCGCCAAGACCTTCGCCCAATCCTGGGACCAGGCGCTCAGCCCGACCGCGGCCGAGACGCTGCTGGACAACATTGCCAAGCTCTTCCAGTTGTCGGTCTCGCCGCAGCAGTTCGCCGACAACCTGAACAAGGTCATCGGCACGTGA
- a CDS encoding beta-glucosidase, which translates to MTTLSIPGREQLTPTWRDSTLSTARRVEELLRAMTLEEKVAQLGSRWAGNDMLPPDAADPGTTFNVAPLQDVFAASGSVALEDASAHGLGHLTRVFGSVPVTLAEGAAEVVRQQRVVLAGSRLGIPALVHEECLTGFTTFGATVYPAAIAWGATFDADLVQRMAAAIGQDLAAAGVHQGLSPVLDVVRDYRWGRVEETMGEDPYLVSMLGSAYVRGLESAGVIATLKHFAGYSASRAGRNHGPVSMGRRELLDVVLPPFEMAVSLGGARSVMNSYSDVDGVPAGADPWLLTDVLRGEWGFTGTVVSDYWAVPFLATMHHLAANAEDAGVLALQAGMDVELPDTLGFGTHLVERVRRGEVPEALVDRAAGRLLGQKIELGLLDEGWTPEASVSGAADRDLDSPSNRAIARELAERSVILLDPGTALPLLGRNRPVLHRVAVVGPCADDPRTFMGCYAFPNHVLPRYPERGLGVQVLSAVQALRAELPDAEVTYANGCAVQGDDRSGFSDAASAAGAADVCVAFVGDLAGLFGLGTSGEGCDAEDLQLPGVQADLIAALIATGTPVVVVVVSGRPYALGGIHAGAAGLIQAFMPGEEGGAAIAGVLSGRIQPGGRLPVQIPRIPGGQPGTYLQPPLGVEHFGTSNLDPTPLFAFGHGRSYTTFEVEELRISHTEIPTDGALTVMVRVRNTGSRNGDEVVQLYLHDAVAQVARPVRQLVGFARAAAPAGGAAEVTFHVHADRTAFTGRDLTRVVEPGIVDVLVGLSASDIRCRGRFSLTGPLRTVGHDRVMVTPVDVRPVVVPA; encoded by the coding sequence ATGACAACCCTGTCCATCCCGGGCCGCGAGCAGTTGACGCCGACGTGGCGGGATTCGACGCTGTCCACGGCCCGCCGCGTCGAGGAGCTCCTCCGCGCGATGACCCTCGAGGAGAAGGTCGCCCAGCTGGGCAGTCGGTGGGCGGGCAACGACATGTTGCCCCCGGATGCCGCGGATCCTGGAACCACCTTCAACGTGGCCCCCCTGCAGGACGTGTTCGCCGCGTCCGGCTCGGTGGCCCTCGAGGATGCGAGCGCCCACGGCCTCGGTCACCTCACCCGTGTCTTCGGCAGCGTGCCGGTCACGCTTGCCGAAGGAGCCGCCGAGGTCGTCCGCCAGCAGCGGGTGGTGCTCGCCGGTTCGCGTCTGGGCATTCCGGCACTCGTCCACGAGGAGTGCCTGACCGGGTTCACCACCTTCGGGGCGACCGTCTACCCGGCGGCCATCGCCTGGGGGGCGACCTTCGACGCCGACCTGGTGCAGCGGATGGCCGCCGCGATCGGTCAGGATCTGGCGGCAGCCGGTGTGCACCAGGGGCTCTCGCCTGTGCTGGATGTCGTCCGCGACTACCGCTGGGGGCGTGTCGAGGAGACGATGGGCGAAGACCCCTATCTGGTGTCCATGCTCGGCTCCGCCTACGTACGGGGCCTGGAGAGTGCCGGCGTGATCGCCACCCTGAAACACTTCGCCGGGTACTCGGCATCGCGCGCCGGCCGCAACCACGGCCCGGTCTCGATGGGCCGGCGTGAACTGCTCGACGTCGTCCTGCCGCCGTTCGAGATGGCGGTGTCGCTGGGCGGGGCCCGTTCGGTGATGAACTCCTACTCCGACGTCGACGGGGTCCCGGCCGGCGCAGATCCGTGGTTGCTCACCGATGTGCTGCGCGGCGAATGGGGCTTCACCGGGACCGTCGTCTCGGACTACTGGGCGGTCCCGTTCCTGGCGACGATGCACCACCTGGCCGCGAACGCCGAGGACGCCGGTGTGCTGGCCCTGCAGGCGGGCATGGATGTCGAACTGCCCGACACCCTCGGCTTCGGAACCCATCTGGTCGAGCGGGTGCGCCGCGGAGAGGTTCCGGAAGCGCTCGTCGACCGGGCCGCCGGACGGCTGCTGGGCCAGAAGATCGAATTGGGTCTGCTCGACGAGGGGTGGACCCCGGAGGCCTCGGTCTCCGGTGCCGCCGATCGGGACCTCGACTCACCGTCGAACCGGGCGATCGCGCGCGAACTGGCCGAGCGATCGGTCATCCTCCTCGACCCCGGAACGGCCCTGCCCCTGCTGGGCCGGAACCGACCCGTCCTGCACCGTGTCGCGGTCGTCGGTCCGTGCGCGGACGATCCGCGAACCTTCATGGGCTGCTATGCCTTTCCCAATCACGTTCTTCCCCGCTACCCCGAACGGGGGCTGGGCGTCCAGGTGCTGTCGGCGGTGCAGGCCCTGCGGGCCGAACTCCCCGACGCGGAGGTCACCTACGCCAACGGGTGCGCGGTCCAGGGCGACGACCGGTCCGGGTTCTCCGACGCCGCGTCGGCCGCGGGCGCGGCCGACGTCTGCGTCGCGTTCGTCGGCGATCTGGCCGGGCTGTTCGGTCTCGGTACCTCCGGCGAGGGGTGCGACGCCGAAGACCTGCAACTGCCCGGGGTGCAGGCGGATCTGATCGCGGCACTGATCGCGACCGGAACGCCCGTCGTGGTGGTCGTCGTGTCCGGACGGCCGTACGCGCTGGGTGGGATCCACGCCGGGGCGGCGGGACTGATCCAGGCGTTCATGCCCGGCGAGGAGGGCGGCGCAGCGATCGCGGGCGTCCTTTCCGGCCGGATCCAGCCGGGTGGGCGGCTTCCCGTGCAGATCCCGCGCATCCCCGGCGGGCAACCCGGTACCTATCTCCAACCCCCGCTGGGCGTGGAGCACTTCGGCACCAGCAACCTGGATCCCACGCCGTTGTTCGCCTTCGGGCACGGCCGGTCGTACACGACCTTCGAGGTGGAGGAGCTGAGGATCAGCCACACCGAGATCCCGACGGACGGAGCGCTGACGGTCATGGTCCGGGTCAGGAACACCGGTTCCAGGAACGGGGACGAGGTCGTCCAGCTCTACCTGCACGACGCCGTGGCACAGGTCGCGAGGCCGGTCCGGCAACTGGTCGGATTCGCCCGCGCAGCCGCCCCGGCCGGAGGGGCTGCCGAGGTGACGTTCCACGTCCACGCCGATCGCACGGCGTTCACGGGCCGCGACCTCACGCGGGTGGTGGAGCCCGGTATCGTCGACGTGCTGGTCGGTTTGTCCGCATCGGACATTCGGTGCCGTGGCCGGTTCAGCCTGACCGGGCCGCTGCGGACGGTCGGCCACGATCGCGTCATGGTCACCCCGGTGGACGTCCGTCCTGTCGTCGTGCCGGCTTAG
- a CDS encoding ISAs1 family transposase, with protein MSSSPRYTVVDQFDEDEFPDIPTAPAALLRALRSVPDPRSARGRRHGLSTILAVAACAVIAGARSFVAIAEWAADTAPAVLAKLGVSSERPCESTIRRTLNRINADGLDVIVGTWAAVVATASKTFQVIAVDGKSVRGSAVAGGRCRHLLSALTHTAGLVLGQLDVDVKTNEIPMFAELLDNIELLGALVTADAMHCQKIHAKYLVEQRGAHYLLTVKGNQPTLRRRLAQLPWNDVDVTDTQKDRGHGRIEKRTLKVVTIAAGILFPHAAQAIQVSRKVRSIRSKKWHTETVYAVTDLHPTQASAAQLGTWLRGHWSIENRLHWVRDVTFGEDLSQARTGNGPQVMATLRNLAIGLLRLDGARNIAEAVRHHARDPHRPLKLVLTS; from the coding sequence ATGTCATCATCACCCAGGTATACCGTCGTTGACCAATTCGACGAAGATGAGTTCCCCGACATCCCCACGGCGCCGGCGGCGTTGCTCCGAGCCCTGCGATCGGTTCCCGACCCCCGCAGCGCGCGCGGCCGCCGGCACGGCTTGTCCACCATTTTGGCGGTGGCCGCGTGCGCGGTGATCGCCGGTGCCCGCTCCTTCGTCGCCATCGCCGAATGGGCCGCCGACACCGCACCAGCAGTATTGGCCAAACTTGGCGTATCCAGTGAGAGACCCTGCGAGTCGACGATCCGGCGAACCCTGAACAGGATCAACGCCGACGGTTTGGATGTCATCGTCGGGACCTGGGCCGCTGTGGTCGCCACCGCGTCGAAAACATTTCAAGTGATCGCAGTCGACGGCAAATCGGTCCGGGGATCCGCCGTGGCCGGCGGCCGGTGCCGACATCTGCTCTCAGCGCTCACTCACACCGCAGGCCTGGTCCTGGGGCAGTTGGACGTCGATGTCAAAACCAACGAGATCCCCATGTTCGCCGAGCTTTTAGACAACATCGAGTTGCTCGGTGCGTTGGTCACCGCCGATGCGATGCACTGCCAGAAAATCCATGCCAAGTATCTCGTGGAGCAACGCGGAGCGCATTACCTGCTCACCGTGAAAGGTAACCAACCGACGCTGCGGCGGCGACTGGCCCAACTCCCATGGAACGACGTCGACGTCACCGACACCCAGAAGGACCGCGGACACGGACGGATCGAGAAACGAACCCTCAAAGTCGTCACCATCGCCGCGGGAATTCTGTTTCCGCACGCCGCCCAGGCGATTCAGGTGAGCAGAAAAGTCCGGTCGATCCGATCCAAGAAGTGGCATACCGAGACCGTCTACGCGGTCACCGACCTGCACCCGACCCAGGCGTCCGCCGCGCAGCTGGGCACCTGGCTCCGAGGACACTGGTCGATTGAAAACCGTTTGCACTGGGTCCGGGACGTCACCTTCGGTGAAGACCTGTCCCAGGCCCGCACCGGCAACGGACCCCAGGTCATGGCCACACTACGAAACCTGGCCATCGGACTTCTTCGACTGGACGGAGCCCGCAACATCGCAGAAGCCGTCCGACATCACGCCCGAGACCCCCACCGACCACTCAAACTCGTGCTGACCAGCTAA
- a CDS encoding carbohydrate ABC transporter permease, which produces MAATLTTSVDREREVPSRIRRNQRRHGRNWLGGTAGWIWLVVVILPIYWIVVTSLKTQANYYATNPLALPTSPTLSNYTLVIRSDFATYFVNSVIVTLGTILPTLLVSFMAAFAIVRGNSRFLRSINWLFLMGLAIPLQATIIPVYLIIIKLKLYDSLLAIILPSIAFSIPLSVLVLSNFIRDVPKELFESMRVDGASEWTTLYRLALPLTRPALVTVAIYNGLGVWNGFLLPLILTQSPSKRTLPLGLWTFQGQYGVNVPAILASVVLTTLPILVLYAIGRRQLLSGLTAGFSK; this is translated from the coding sequence ATGGCCGCCACTCTGACCACCTCCGTCGACCGCGAGCGGGAGGTCCCTTCCAGGATCCGCCGGAATCAACGCAGGCACGGGCGAAACTGGCTCGGTGGAACCGCGGGCTGGATCTGGCTGGTCGTCGTGATCCTGCCGATCTACTGGATCGTGGTCACCAGCCTGAAGACGCAGGCGAATTACTATGCGACGAACCCGTTGGCACTGCCGACGTCTCCGACCCTGTCCAACTACACCCTGGTGATCAGGTCGGATTTCGCGACCTACTTCGTCAACAGCGTGATCGTCACGCTGGGCACGATCCTTCCCACCCTGCTGGTCTCGTTCATGGCCGCCTTCGCGATCGTGAGGGGAAACAGCCGGTTCCTGCGGTCGATCAACTGGCTGTTCCTGATGGGTCTGGCGATACCGTTGCAGGCCACCATCATTCCGGTCTATCTGATCATCATCAAGCTGAAGCTGTACGACAGCCTGCTGGCGATCATCCTGCCGTCCATCGCCTTCTCGATCCCGCTCTCGGTGCTGGTCCTGTCGAATTTCATCCGGGACGTCCCGAAGGAGCTCTTCGAATCCATGCGGGTCGATGGTGCCAGCGAATGGACCACGCTGTACCGGCTGGCCCTGCCGCTGACCCGGCCGGCGTTGGTGACGGTGGCCATCTACAACGGTCTCGGGGTCTGGAACGGCTTTCTGCTCCCGTTGATCCTCACCCAGAGCCCGAGTAAACGTACGCTGCCACTGGGCTTGTGGACGTTCCAGGGTCAGTACGGCGTCAACGTCCCGGCCATCCTGGCCTCGGTCGTGCTGACCACCCTGCCCATCCTGGTGCTCTATGCCATCGGACGGCGACAGCTGCTGAGCGGCCTGACCGCCGGCTTCAGCAAATAG
- a CDS encoding IS66 family transposase produces the protein MTQPTYAELVELIVEMRTELNILRAENAALKVRVADLEARLRTNSQNSSKPPSADGPGKAKTRSLRTPSTRKPGGQDGHRGQTSAQVADPDVVIRHEPSWRTGCGSDLADATEVGCSRRQVFDIPPIKVHVTEHQIISRRCHCGKTSTGDTPAQAGGPVQYGPVMCAVVIYLFMGQFLSKKRTAQAISELFGIPVSDGTVAAVTSRAAGDLGEFLAQVTARLKSSPVVHFDETGLRCEGRNHWLHSASTPAFTRLFFHRRRGTEAMAKMNILPGFTGTAVHDAWAPYDTYTAARHALCNAHLLRELQAVTDHHHASNTDLPGAWCWAQQVRDALLTLHKAAAAHPDTQGPGKVGLTILELRRWVATRREGRFAGGRGPR, from the coding sequence ATGACGCAGCCGACGTACGCCGAACTGGTGGAACTGATCGTCGAAATGCGCACCGAACTGAACATCCTCCGCGCCGAGAATGCGGCATTAAAGGTGCGGGTCGCGGACCTGGAAGCACGGTTGCGGACCAACTCGCAGAACTCCTCGAAGCCACCATCGGCGGACGGACCCGGCAAGGCGAAGACCAGGTCGCTGCGCACGCCGTCCACACGCAAGCCCGGCGGACAGGACGGGCACCGCGGGCAGACTTCAGCCCAGGTCGCCGACCCGGATGTGGTGATCCGCCACGAACCGAGCTGGCGCACTGGCTGCGGATCGGATCTGGCCGATGCGACCGAGGTTGGCTGCTCACGCCGGCAGGTCTTCGACATCCCGCCGATCAAAGTGCACGTCACCGAACATCAGATCATCAGCCGCCGCTGCCACTGCGGGAAGACCTCGACCGGCGACACACCCGCCCAGGCGGGCGGACCCGTGCAGTACGGGCCGGTGATGTGCGCGGTCGTCATCTATCTGTTCATGGGGCAGTTCCTGTCCAAGAAGCGGACCGCCCAGGCCATCAGCGAACTGTTCGGCATTCCTGTCTCTGATGGCACCGTCGCCGCGGTGACCAGTCGCGCCGCCGGTGACCTGGGCGAATTTTTGGCCCAGGTCACCGCCCGCTTGAAATCCTCTCCGGTGGTGCACTTTGATGAGACCGGGCTGCGCTGCGAAGGTCGCAACCACTGGCTGCACTCCGCGTCCACCCCGGCCTTCACCAGACTGTTCTTCCACCGCAGACGCGGTACCGAAGCGATGGCCAAGATGAACATCCTGCCCGGCTTCACCGGCACCGCCGTCCACGACGCGTGGGCACCGTATGACACCTACACCGCCGCGCGGCATGCGCTGTGCAATGCGCATCTGCTCCGCGAGCTACAGGCCGTCACCGACCACCACCACGCCAGCAACACAGACCTGCCCGGCGCCTGGTGCTGGGCGCAGCAAGTCCGCGACGCGCTGCTCACCCTGCACAAAGCGGCCGCCGCCCACCCCGACACCCAGGGCCCCGGCAAAGTCGGGTTGACAATTCTTGAGCTGCGGCGATGGGTTGCGACACGCCGGGAGGGGCGGTTTGCGGGTGGGCGTGGCCCACGGTGA
- the rpiA gene encoding ribose 5-phosphate isomerase A, producing MVVGLGTGSTVAFLLPALAARGLTLRCVATSKRTEAAARSLGLRVEPFGAIEHFDIAIDGADQITPDGWLIKGGGAAHTREKIVAATSDRFVIIADSSKPVVALHAPVPVELLEFGLASTMRRLAPIRLRDVPRSPDGGVIADYHGSLDDIEAAAGLLSRTAGLVEHGLFPPALVSDIIVATGDQVHHRSL from the coding sequence ATGGTGGTCGGGTTGGGCACCGGGTCGACGGTCGCCTTCCTGTTGCCGGCGCTGGCCGCGCGCGGGCTGACGTTGCGGTGCGTGGCCACCTCGAAGCGAACCGAGGCGGCAGCCCGGAGCCTGGGATTGCGCGTCGAGCCGTTCGGCGCCATCGAACACTTCGACATCGCCATCGACGGTGCCGACCAGATCACTCCGGACGGATGGCTGATCAAGGGCGGCGGAGCGGCGCACACCCGCGAGAAGATCGTCGCGGCCACCTCCGACCGGTTCGTCATCATCGCCGATTCCTCGAAACCCGTTGTTGCACTGCACGCTCCGGTCCCGGTCGAGCTGCTCGAGTTCGGCCTGGCCTCCACCATGCGACGCCTGGCTCCGATTCGCCTGCGCGATGTCCCCCGGAGTCCTGACGGTGGCGTGATCGCCGACTACCACGGGTCACTCGACGACATCGAGGCCGCCGCCGGACTTCTCAGCCGCACCGCAGGACTTGTCGAACACGGTCTCTTCCCGCCCGCGCTGGTCTCGGACATCATCGTCGCGACCGGCGATCAGGTGCATCACCGGTCCCTCTGA
- a CDS encoding LacI family DNA-binding transcriptional regulator, with the protein MAGSPEKQARPTLATVAASAGVSVATVSKVLNGRRDVAAATRIIVQEVLQQHDYVRSSPPRTETAGHPTVEVEVDGALRAYSSEVVQGVIDAGAHAGVSIVVSTRVGDAGNRPGERPAVWARALATSGRRGVVAVTSELTAEHLNALSRAKIALVVVDPMNMPRARVTSVGSTNFAGGLTATQHLLGLGHRRICYIGDKETAACNQARVHGYRAAMEGAGAPILPGYVASGLFDYDTGVAMGAAMLDLPQRPTAIFAGCDEIALGVIEAARIRGLSVPRDLSVVGFDDTQLARMASPPLTTVRQPLREIGGVALRTVLRLAAGETVESHHVELATGLIVRGSTAKLTQD; encoded by the coding sequence GTGGCCGGGTCCCCGGAGAAGCAGGCGCGGCCGACCCTGGCGACCGTCGCCGCCTCCGCCGGAGTGTCCGTCGCCACCGTCAGCAAGGTACTCAACGGCCGACGGGATGTGGCGGCCGCAACCCGCATCATCGTCCAGGAAGTGTTGCAGCAGCACGACTACGTCCGTTCCAGCCCGCCCCGCACCGAAACCGCCGGCCACCCGACCGTCGAGGTCGAGGTCGACGGAGCGCTCCGCGCCTATTCGTCCGAGGTGGTCCAGGGGGTCATCGACGCCGGCGCACACGCGGGGGTGTCGATCGTCGTCAGCACCCGCGTCGGCGACGCCGGCAACCGACCCGGGGAGCGACCGGCGGTCTGGGCGCGCGCTCTGGCCACGTCCGGTCGTCGGGGCGTCGTCGCCGTCACGAGCGAGTTGACCGCAGAGCACCTCAACGCGTTGAGCCGCGCCAAGATCGCGCTCGTCGTCGTCGACCCGATGAACATGCCGCGGGCCAGGGTGACGAGTGTCGGGTCGACGAATTTCGCCGGCGGACTGACTGCGACACAACACCTGCTGGGTCTGGGACACCGCCGGATCTGCTACATCGGGGACAAGGAGACGGCCGCCTGCAACCAGGCCAGGGTCCACGGCTACCGGGCCGCGATGGAGGGCGCCGGCGCGCCCATCCTGCCCGGTTACGTCGCGAGCGGCCTCTTCGACTACGACACCGGGGTGGCCATGGGCGCCGCGATGCTGGACCTCCCGCAGCGGCCGACCGCCATCTTCGCGGGTTGCGACGAGATCGCGCTGGGCGTCATCGAGGCGGCCAGGATCCGGGGATTGAGCGTGCCGCGGGACCTCAGCGTGGTGGGATTCGACGACACCCAACTGGCCAGGATGGCCTCGCCGCCGCTGACGACGGTTCGTCAACCGCTCCGGGAGATCGGTGGGGTCGCGCTGCGCACGGTGCTGCGCCTGGCGGCCGGCGAGACCGTCGAGTCCCACCACGTCGAACTGGCCACCGGCCTGATCGTCCGGGGCTCGACCGCAAAGCTCACCCAGGACTGA
- a CDS encoding alpha/beta fold hydrolase, translating to MLIAHHGGGGIGALSEPRATFGPLADLFRVIVFDARGCGLSEAVPPYSHAQWAADVDALREWAGVEQIVVAGGSYGGFIAMEYAIAFPERVRAMILRDTSADRTNLDIAKDNARSQTRVELNWENFDRYWSGNIRDDADLKACWAELIPLYDFEYDPVASAARVDAGIYRHESHNWCFQHNVPIYDLKPRLGTITCPTLVTVGRADWVTPVSSSETIARLIPHAELVVFEKSGHSPQYEEADLFQQTMREFLGRVMK from the coding sequence GTGCTGATCGCGCACCACGGTGGCGGGGGGATCGGCGCGCTGTCCGAGCCCAGAGCAACGTTCGGTCCGCTGGCGGATCTGTTCCGGGTGATCGTCTTCGACGCTCGCGGGTGCGGGCTCAGCGAGGCGGTCCCGCCGTATTCCCATGCGCAGTGGGCGGCGGACGTCGACGCGTTGCGGGAATGGGCGGGAGTGGAGCAGATCGTAGTGGCCGGCGGCTCCTACGGCGGATTCATCGCGATGGAATATGCGATCGCCTTTCCCGAGCGGGTGCGGGCGATGATCCTCCGTGACACCTCTGCGGACCGGACGAATCTCGATATCGCGAAGGACAATGCCCGTTCGCAGACCAGGGTGGAGCTGAACTGGGAGAATTTCGACCGCTACTGGAGCGGGAACATCCGCGATGACGCCGATCTCAAAGCCTGCTGGGCGGAACTGATTCCGCTCTACGACTTCGAGTACGACCCGGTGGCGTCTGCCGCCAGGGTCGATGCCGGCATCTACCGTCACGAGTCGCACAACTGGTGTTTTCAGCACAACGTGCCGATCTATGACCTCAAGCCCCGGCTCGGGACCATCACCTGCCCGACCCTGGTCACGGTGGGCCGGGCCGACTGGGTGACGCCGGTTTCCTCCTCGGAGACCATCGCACGGCTGATCCCGCACGCGGAGTTGGTGGTGTTCGAGAAGTCCGGGCACTCACCCCAGTACGAGGAGGCCGACCTCTTCCAGCAGACGATGCGCGAGTTCCTGGGCCGGGTGATGAAGTAG